In Electrophorus electricus isolate fEleEle1 chromosome 6, fEleEle1.pri, whole genome shotgun sequence, a single genomic region encodes these proteins:
- the oxt gene encoding oxytocin-neurophysin 1, whose protein sequence is MSGTLFTAFCLLCLLSVCTACYISNCPIGGKRALQDVPSRQCMACGPGDKGRCFGPSVCCGEGIGCLLGSPEAMHCLEEENVPSPCEVGGRPCGPGVGRCAAPGVCCHSEGCSIDQSCVDGESDISQPATSKDLLLKLLHWTNYAQPYRLYQ, encoded by the exons ATGTCTGGAACCCTGTTTACAGCCTTCTGCCTGCTGTGTCTACTGTCTGTTTGCACTGCTTGCTACATCTCCAACTGCCCCATCGGGGGAAAAAGAGCATTACAGGATGTTCCCTCTCGACAG TGTATGGCGTGTGGTCCTGGAGACAAGGGCCGCTGCTTCGGCCCCAGCGTCTGCTGTGGGGAGGGAATAGGTTGTCTGCTGGGGAGTCCAGAGGCTATGCATTGCCTGGAAGAGGAGAACGTACCCTCTCCGTGTGAGGTTGGAGGGCGTCCTTGCGGCCCTGGCGTGGGTCGCTGCGCCGCCCCGGGAGTGTGCTGCCACTCAG AGGGCTGCAGCATTGATCAGTCTTGTGTGGATGGAGAAAGTGACATCAGTCAACCAGCCACTAGCAAGGACCTCCTACTGAAACTTCTTCATTGGACGAATTACGCCCAGCCCTACAGGCTCTACCAATGA
- the thnsl2 gene encoding threonine synthase-like 2, whose protein sequence is MRYCSTRGGVHGWGFRDVLFSGYAPDGGMFMPETIPIVSPATLRSWSSLSYQQLVTEVCSLFIPEDLIPKHDLEALISSALSKFSVPDAVRMVRLKNSLSVLELFHGETLAFKDLSMMCTAHFLEYFLHKEDRRATILVGTSGDTGSSAISSTSGLSRVDVVVVFPRGRITMVQERQMTTHLEDNVHVFAADGSSDDIDVVMRKLFADQELVKCHGLMSLNSVNWSRILVQLVTFLYAYMQLSGVQETEGDELAELEVVVPTGGAGSITAGCIVKQMGVPLRVVAMVNCNDIMHRTVQSGDFSMADSVKQTLAPAIDIQDPYNMERIFWMLSGKDGALVKKMMEQFQMIHRLSLPERLHKEISSALSSGSVSDEGIIEIMVKCWEENQYLVCPHTAVGVWHHYHCPIRPGENRCCLATASPAKFAGAVLKAGLTLDLPEAVRALETKETRFKDLEQGDNWEATLREHMEAVRSARQRGELFYSLAKAS, encoded by the exons ATGCGCTACTGCAGCACGCGTGGAGGGGTCCACGGCTGGGGGTTTCGAGATGTGCTCTTCTCAGGCTATGCCCCAGATGGGGGCATGTTCATGCCTGAGACGATTCCCATCGTGTCCCCTGCCACTCTCCGCTCCTGGAGCTCTTTATCCTACCAGCAGCTGGTGACTGAAGTGTGTTCTCTCTTCATCCCTGAGGATCTGATCCCTAAACATGATTTGGAAG CTCTCATTTCAAGTgccctttccaagttctcagtTCCAGATGCCGTGAGGATGGTCAGGCTAAAGAACTCTTTGTCTGTCCTGGAGCTGTTCCATGGAGAGACACTGGCTTTTAAAGATCTGAGCATGATGTGCACTGCCCACTTTCTGGAGTATTTTCTGCACAAGGAGGACAGGCGTGCTACCATTCTTGTGG GAACGTCCGGGGACACAGGAAGCTCAGCCATCAGCAGCACGTCAGGCCTGAGCAGAGTGGACGTGGTGGTGGTCTTCCCTCGTGGACGCATCACCATGgtgcaggagagacagatgACCACCCACCTGGAGGACAATGTCCATGTGTTTGCAG CGGATGGAAGTTCAGACGATATCGATGTGGTCATGAGAAAGCTGTTTGCGGATCAGGAGCTGGTGAAGTGCCATGGACTGATGAGCCTGAACTCGGTGAACTGGTCACGGATTCTGGTGCAACTGGTCACCTTCCTGTATGCCTACATGCAGCTGAGTGGAGTGCAGGAGACTGAAGGAGATGAACTAGCGGAGCTGGAGGTGGTGGTGCCCACAGGCGGGGCTGGCAGTATAACAG CTGGATGCATTGTGAAACAGATGGGGGTTCCTCTGCGAGTTGTCGCCATGGTGAATTGTAATGACATAATGCACCGCACAGTTCAGAGCGGAGACTTCTCCATGGCAGACAGCGTCAAGCAAACTTTGGCTCCAGCCATTGACATCCAG GATCCTTATAACATGGAGCGTATATTCTGGATGTTATCGGGGAAAGATGGAGCACTGGTGAAGAAGATGATGGAGCAATTTCAGATGATCCACAGACTTTCTCTCCCTGAGAGACTCCACAAAGAG aTATCCTCAGCACTGTCTTCAGGCTCTGTATCTGATGAGGGTATAATTGAGATCATGGTGAAATGCTGGGAGGAGAATCAGTATCTTGTGTGTCCTCATACAGCTGTTGGGGTTTGGCATCACTACCACTGCCCTATCCGCCCTGGGGAAAATAG GTGTTGTCTGGCAACGGCCTCCCCAGCCAAGTTTGCGGGAGCGGTTCTGAAGGCTGGCCTGACCCTCGACCTCCCCGAAGCGGTGAGGGCCTTGGAGACGAAGGAGACCCGCTTTAAAGATCTGGAGCAGGGGGATAACTGGGAGGCAACTCTGAGAGAGCACATGGAAGCTGTGCGCTCTGCCAGACAGCGCGGCGAACTCTTCTACTCCTTAGCCAAGGCAAGCTGA